TGTCGCCGGTCTTTGACGCCTTCATCTTCAACGATGCGATCACCCAATCACGGTATTCAGGAGGTCCGATGGGTGATCTCCGTCTCTTCCTCGATCTCGACTCGCTCGCTCCGATTCCGGCGATGCCTGGGTGGGCCTTTGGCGCCGTCGATCGCTTCGAGCAGTCGCTCACCCCCCATCCCAACTGTTCGCGCGGATTCCTGCGCCGTCAGCTCGCCCGTCTCGCAGAGCGAGAGATTATCCCCAAAATGGGATTTGAGATCGAGTGGGTCATCTCCAAGGGTAGTGACCAGCACTTCGTGCCGGCGACCGACGGATCAGCCTACGGACTCGGCCGCATCGTCGATGTCGCTGACTACTCACGAGCGCTCCTTCTCAACCTACGCAACGCTGACCTACTCGTCGAGCAGTTTCACCCCGAGTATGCGCCCGGCCAGTTTGAGGTCTCACTGCCCGCGACGGCTCCGCTCGCTGCCGTCGATAGGCTCATCCTCGCCAAGACCATCATCAGGGCGACTGGCCGTACCTTTGGACTCACCACCTCCTTTGCCCCAGTCGTGGAGGTCAACGGCGTCGGCAACGGCGGCCACGTGCACCTGAGCGCGACCAAGGCGAACCTGCCGATCTTTGGGGGCGGTGCGGGTCCGGGCAAGCTCACTCCAGCCGGAGCCGCTGCGGTTGCCACCCTCCTCGACTGGCTCCCAGGTCTCCTCGCAATCGGCGCACCCTCGCCAGCGAGCTATCTCCGACTGGTGCCGAGTCACTGGGCGGGAGCCTTTCAGTGTTGGGGTATCGAGAACCGCGAGGCTGCGCTACGACTGGTGGCTGAGTCCAAACTGGTGAACGCGAACAACGCCAACCTCGAGGTCAAGTGTTTCGATCAGAGTGCCAACCCCTATCTCGTTGCTGGCGCCCTGCTCGCAGGGTTAGCAACGAGCCTGGATGGTGGGCCGCCATTACCTGATCCGGTAGGGTCAGATCCCGTCGGTCTCCCCAATGTAATTCGACTTCCCCAATCACTCGATGAGTCGCTCGCCAAGCTCTGGACACTCAAGCCTCTGCTTGACGCGATGGGCCCTGAACTCACCGAGGCCTTCACCGCGGTGCGCAAGGCCGAGCTCGCCCACTTCGAGTCGGCCACGCCCGAGCAGATCGTCGCCCAGACACGGTGGGTCTACTGATGACCCAGAGCACCGTCGCCGAGGTCATTCGCGCACAAGTCGATTCACTCACCAAGTCAGAACGCAAGATCGCAAAACTTCTCCTTGAGGACTACCCCGTCTCCGGACTCGCTGGCATCCCAGCGATCGCTGAAGCGGCTGGGGTCAGCGCACCAACCATCGTCCGTTTTGTCACCAAACTCGGCTTCAAAAACATCGCCGAGATGCGCGAACAACTCCAGAATGAGATCAGCACCCGTCTCGCCTCACCGCTCGAGCGACTCGGGCCCAGCGAAGACCATGCCCCGATTACCCTGCTCGGCACCTCTGAGGCGGAGCTCCTTGATGCGGTCACGCGAAGTTTTGTCTCAGTCAACCCCAACGAGCTCGAACAGTTTCTCCAGTATCTCTGTGATCTCGACCGCGAGATTGTCCCCATTGGCGGGCGCATCTCCCATGTGCTCGCCCAGCATCTCTCCTGGTCCTTACAGGTGCTCAGACCAAAGGTACGAGTCGCACGTTCATCGCCCGGAGAGCGGATCAACCTCCTCCTTGATGTCGATGATCGTTCGGTGGTCGTGGCCTTTGACTACCGGCGTTATTCGCCAGACACCATCCGCTTCGTCGAGGTCGCCAAGGCCGAGGGAGCCACCGTCCTCCTCGTGACCGACCCCTATCTCTCCCCTGCCGCCAAGAACGCCGACGTGGTGCTCACCTCAGCGATCAGCTCCTCAGGGGTCTTCGATGCGTTGACCCCCTCCTTCGCACTCGTCGAGGCACTCTTGAGCTTGATCGCGAAGCGTCTCGGGGGTCCAGCCACCGATCGTGTGGCCAAGTATGAAAAACTCACCGTACGGATCCTTGAGAACGACCGCAACATCATCGGCTCCTACCGTGGACAGGGATAACGAATATGCCAGCTGCACAACGCAAGAACACAGAGCTCGCTACAGCCATCGCTGCACTCCCCCTCGTCGATCACCACTGTCATAGCTTCTACTCCGCACCTCTTACCGATAGCCAGGTCGAGGACAACCTCACCGAATCACCGGACGCACGAGCAGCACGCACCTCGACCTTTGACTCCAACCTCGGACTCGCCGTGCTCCGCTGGGCCGGACCTTTGTTGGGCCTTGAGCCCCCGGTCGCACCCCAGGCCTATCTCGATGCGCGACGATCACTCACCCCAGGCGAGCTCGTCAACCGTTCACTCACAGGTGCCGGGGTGAGCGACCTCCTCATCGACACCGGGTTCCATGCTGAGGATCTCATTCCATTGGCCGAGCTCGCGACCCTCAGTCCTGCAAACGTCTATGAGATCCTGCGTATCGAGGCCCACGCTGAGCGGCTGCTCGCCGAGGTCGGGTCTGCAGAGGCCTTTGTCGATGCCTGGCCAACCTTCCTCGCGAACCTTGATCCTGGGGTGGTAGGTCTTAAATCGGTGGCTGCGTACCGATGCGGACTCGACCTCATGGGCGAGTGCCCTTCGCGTTCCGAGATCCTCTTCGCGTTAGGTCACGAACTCACCCACGCCCCTCTTCGTCTCACCGATCCCACGGTGATCAGCTACCTCGTCATCACCGCTATCGAGATCACCCGGTTGCCTCTTCAGTTCCATGTCGGTATCGGTGATCCAGAGGTACGACTGGCGACCGGACGCCCCGGGCATCTTCAAGACCTGATCGAGTTTGCCAACCGGCTCAGGACCCCGATCTGTCTCCTGCACTGCTACCCCTATCACCGCGAGGCCGCCCTCCTCGCACACGACTATCCCAACGTCTACCTTGATCTCGGACTCGCACTCAATTTTGTCGGTCCGCGGGCGACCGAAGTCCTGGCCGAGACGCTAGAACTCGCCCCCTACGCCAAAGTGCTGTACTCCTCTGATGCATTTGGCCTCCCGGAACTGAA
This genomic window from Ferrimicrobium sp. contains:
- a CDS encoding glutamine synthetase family protein produces the protein MMIEGQAPLLDEGKLHAAETRLGKHEIDAIALTYVDNAGIVRVKAIPVERLDSALRNGVGMSPVFDAFIFNDAITQSRYSGGPMGDLRLFLDLDSLAPIPAMPGWAFGAVDRFEQSLTPHPNCSRGFLRRQLARLAEREIIPKMGFEIEWVISKGSDQHFVPATDGSAYGLGRIVDVADYSRALLLNLRNADLLVEQFHPEYAPGQFEVSLPATAPLAAVDRLILAKTIIRATGRTFGLTTSFAPVVEVNGVGNGGHVHLSATKANLPIFGGGAGPGKLTPAGAAAVATLLDWLPGLLAIGAPSPASYLRLVPSHWAGAFQCWGIENREAALRLVAESKLVNANNANLEVKCFDQSANPYLVAGALLAGLATSLDGGPPLPDPVGSDPVGLPNVIRLPQSLDESLAKLWTLKPLLDAMGPELTEAFTAVRKAELAHFESATPEQIVAQTRWVY
- a CDS encoding MurR/RpiR family transcriptional regulator, with translation MTQSTVAEVIRAQVDSLTKSERKIAKLLLEDYPVSGLAGIPAIAEAAGVSAPTIVRFVTKLGFKNIAEMREQLQNEISTRLASPLERLGPSEDHAPITLLGTSEAELLDAVTRSFVSVNPNELEQFLQYLCDLDREIVPIGGRISHVLAQHLSWSLQVLRPKVRVARSSPGERINLLLDVDDRSVVVAFDYRRYSPDTIRFVEVAKAEGATVLLVTDPYLSPAAKNADVVLTSAISSSGVFDALTPSFALVEALLSLIAKRLGGPATDRVAKYEKLTVRILENDRNIIGSYRGQG
- a CDS encoding amidohydrolase family protein; protein product: MPAAQRKNTELATAIAALPLVDHHCHSFYSAPLTDSQVEDNLTESPDARAARTSTFDSNLGLAVLRWAGPLLGLEPPVAPQAYLDARRSLTPGELVNRSLTGAGVSDLLIDTGFHAEDLIPLAELATLSPANVYEILRIEAHAERLLAEVGSAEAFVDAWPTFLANLDPGVVGLKSVAAYRCGLDLMGECPSRSEILFALGHELTHAPLRLTDPTVISYLVITAIEITRLPLQFHVGIGDPEVRLATGRPGHLQDLIEFANRLRTPICLLHCYPYHREAALLAHDYPNVYLDLGLALNFVGPRATEVLAETLELAPYAKVLYSSDAFGLPELNYLGAVQFRTALTKLLGDLVDQQYLVDRSALRLAELMTSATAKELYRL